The Silene latifolia isolate original U9 population chromosome Y, ASM4854445v1, whole genome shotgun sequence sequence aaataatgaatgagagatgggtagaactaaggacctaagttggtagtcttctTGTGTATGATGTTTGTTAAGTACTAACTTGTTTGATTTTCTTTGGTGCTTTAAGAAGTTATAAGATGGTGCGACCAAATAATATGGAGAATACTATCTTGCAAGCCCTTACTCAAATTCTTCAAAATCAACAAAATGTCAATGTTCAAGCCAATCCCGCTCCACAAGTGGTAGATCGTCAAGGAAGttttgcttggattgcaagtcaactagcaagaaacaaggctaggacctatggtggtgaagtggatcctatTGAGCTTTCTGAGTGGTTCCGTGACATGGAAAAGAATTTCTCTCTTTATGATGTCCAAGATCGAGACAAAGTGAAGCTTGCCTCTCATTTCCTTGTGAGGgaggccgataggtggtggactataACTGGACCTTCCGTCACTCAAGACCCCACCTTTGATTGGAGCCGCTTCAAGTCTCTTGTGGAAACTCGTTTCTACCCTAAGGAACTCAAGCAACAAAAATTGAAGGAGTTCATTGAATTCAAGCAAGGAGGATTATCCGTTCAAGCTTTCACCGACAAGTTCAACGACCTCGCTCATTATGCTTCAAGATTCGTGAGAGATGAAGATGAGCGTGTCTACTTCTACCGGAGCAAGTTGAATCCCAAGTTGGAAAGTATGGTGAGAAGAGACTCCACGACCTTTGTGGCGGTctatgatgatgctctttgggccgaGAATTCCTTGAAGGCTATTGAAGATGATGCTAAGCCTCATCCCTCCTCTAATTCTTATCATCCTAACATCCATGGAAAGAGACCCTTTGTGCCCCCGTCTTCGTCGAACATTGCTAACAAGAAGAGATCCTTACCAAGAGATCAAGAGCTAAGAGTACAAGAGCCATGTGGACAAGTCTCCCAACCAAACTATGACACCAATTTTGAGAAGTCCCGCAAGTGCTTCGGTTGTAAGGAAGCcctacaccccggagttggatgttATGGTAGACCCTTAACTTGCTACCGTTGTAAGGAGCCCGGACATCGCTTCCATGATTGCCCCGAAAGGAAAGCTTCTACTACTTCTAATCCCACTCAAGCTCCAAAAGCTAAGCCAAGAGGAACCATTTATGTTATGAGTCGAGCCGAATctgccgctcatcccgatatcattacgggtgtGTTTCtccattcttgatcaactttgCCTTATTCTTCgcctcttggtgcttatccttcttctaaactctctttcgTTATACTTTGGAAGCCACTCTTATAACCTTCTCAACTTGCCCTTTATTTCTTGCTTACCCTCCTTGACCATAAGCTCTTTCGTTCATGCCTCTGTTACTCTTTTCTTTGTCCTTTCCCATTGAGTTCAAGtctagtgacctataaaaactctatGTCCTTTCGCATTGTGTTGACCTTAATTACCGTGAC is a genomic window containing:
- the LOC141631507 gene encoding uncharacterized protein LOC141631507 — its product is MEKNFSLYDVQDRDKVKLASHFLVREADRWWTITGPSVTQDPTFDWSRFKSLVETRFYPKELKQQKLKEFIEFKQGGLSVQAFTDKFNDLAHYASRFVRDEDERVYFYRSKLNPKLESMVRRDSTTFVAVYDDALWAENSLKAIEDDAKPHPSSNSYHPNIHGKRPFVPPSSSNIANKKRSLPRDQELRVQEPCGQVSQPNYDTNFEKSRKCFGCKEALHPGVGCYGRPLTCYRCKEPGHRFHDCPERKASTTSNPTQAPKAKPRGTIYVMSRAESAAHPDIITGVFLHS